One stretch of Tenrec ecaudatus isolate mTenEca1 chromosome 18, mTenEca1.hap1, whole genome shotgun sequence DNA includes these proteins:
- the LOC142432403 gene encoding zinc finger protein 112-like, producing MERLASRHEGRAIRSLASAPSPQAEEPTSFQEMLTFEDVAVVFSEDELELLDSVQRQLYRDVMLENFRNLVSVGQQPFLSDQLSHLEQDEGTWVAEREIPPDPDPGDKNEVDMECIQEKKLKVLLQKELNYWKIWKQVTGELTGSQDGGRNLQGKDFQSSKDTSNCQGWGGQSVPGFGMDNLVDGFPGHASISASLQVCSSWKGVSLVPMQGSWTFVNEPSNIQGSYKKIHMRDTLYKCDRGEYTFSWVASHHHDHRPLEEERPIGCDEDRHHCIDEATLYHPNSRTNGFKSQAGGSSFTDNSNLPTHPLVHLEYQQDALPQSVYLGRHSRIPIGGASSVNVEGGQSSRQSVDPFKVQTEEKSYTCFECGKCFWRISDLHNHKRVHNRERPYVCDVCGKGFIFSSDLLIHQRVHTGEKPYKCAECGKGFSYSSVLLSHQRVHTGEKPYKCEECGKGFRCTSNLYIHQRVHTGKKPYTCDECGKGFSHSSNLRTHQRLHTGEKPYTCFECGKGFRFGSSLLSHKRVHTGEKPYRCDICGNSYSQSSHLQGHLRVHTGEKPYRCDECGKCFSQSSSLQLHQRVHTRERPYTCEECGKSYSQKSSLRFHQRVHFK from the exons ATGGAGCGGTTGGCTTCCAGACATGAGGGCAGAG CCATTCGTTCTCTAGCCTCCGCCCCTTCCCCGCAAGCAGAGGAGCCGACCAGCTTTCAG GAGATGTTGACCTTCGAGGACGTGGCTGTGGTCTTCTCCGAGGACGAGCTAGAACTGTTGGACTCCGTCCAGAGGCAGCTGTACAGAGACGTGATGCTGGAGAACTTCAGGAACCTGGTCTCCGTGG GGCAACAGCCTTTCCTGTCTGACCAGCTATCCCATTTGGAACAAGATGAAGGAACCTgggtggcagagagagaaattccACCAGATCCAGATCCAG GAGACAAAAATGAAGTGGATATGGAGtgtattcaagaaaaaaaattgaaagtcCTTTTACAGAAAGAGCTGAACTACTGGAAAATCTGGAAACAAGTCACTGGTGAATTAACCGGCAGTCAGGATGGTGGAAGAAATCTTCAAGGGAAAGATTTCCAGTCGTCAAAAGACACTTCTAACTGTCAAGGTTGGGGAGGCCAATCCGTTCCGGGCTTTGGAATGGATAATTTGGTGGATGGTTTTCCAGGACATGCTTCCATCAGTGCCAGCCTTCAGGTGTGTTCATCCTGGAAAGGTGTGAGCCTCGTCCCCATGCAGGGCTCTTGGACCTTTGTGAATGAGCCTTCAAATATTCAGGGAAGCTATAAAAAAATCCACATGAGAGATACGCTATATAAATGTGATCGGGGTGAGTATACCTTCAGCTGGGTAGCATCACATCACCATGATCACAGACCACTTGAAGAAGAGAGACCTATCGGCTGTGATGAGGATAGACATCACTGCATTGACGAGGCAACACTTTATCACCCCAACTCTCGCACCAATGGCTTTAAAAGTCAGGCAGGTGGAAGTAGCTTCACAGACAACTCAAACCTTCCCACTCACCCActagtgcacttggaatatcagcaGGACGCGCTACCACAGAGTGTCTATCTTGGCAGACATTCACGCATCCCCATAGGAGGGGCCTCATCTGTAAATGTGGAGGGTGGTCAGAGCTCCAGGCAAAGTGTTGACCCTTTCAAGGTCCAAACAGAAGAGAAATCCTATACGTGCTTTGAGTGTGGGAAGTGCTTTTGGCGGATTTCAGACCTTCATAATCATAAGAGAGTCCACAACAGAGAGAGGCCCTACGTATGCGATgtgtgtgggaaaggcttcatctTCAGCTCCGACCTCCTCATTCACCAGAGAGTCCACACcggagagaaaccatataaatGTGCCgagtgtgggaaaggcttcagctACAGCTCGGTGCTTCTCAGTCACCAGAGAGTCCACACGGGGGAGAAACCTTATAAATGTGAAGAGTGTGGGAAGGGATTCAGGTGCACCTCAAATCTCTACATCCATCAGCGAGTCCACACGGGAAAGAAACCCTACACGTGCGATGAGTGCGGCAAAGGTTTCAGTCATAGCTCAAATCTGCGCACCCACCAGCGACTGCACACGGGAGAGAAACCCTACACGTGTTTTGAGTGTGGAAAGGGCTTCAGGTTCGGCTCGAGTCTCCTGAGCCACAAGAGGGTGCACACCGGAGAGAAACCGTATCGATGTGACATCTGTGGGAATAGCTACAGTCAGAGCTCCCATCTTCAGGGCCACCTGAGGGTGCACACGGGGGAGAAACCGTACAGGTGTGACGAGTGTGGGAAGTGCTTCAGTCAGAGCTCCTCCCTCCAGCTCCATCAGAGAGTCCACACCCGAGAGAGACCCTATACGTGCGAGGAGTGTGGCAAAAGCTACAGTCAAAAGTCAAGTCTGCGATTTCATCAGAGAGTGCATTTTAAATGA